Proteins encoded together in one Prunus dulcis chromosome 3, ALMONDv2, whole genome shotgun sequence window:
- the LOC117622119 gene encoding S-adenosylmethionine decarboxylase proenzyme-like — MAVPVSAIGFEGYEKRLEVSFFEPGLFADPAGMGLRSLSKDQLDEILKPAECTIVSSLSNDDLDSYVLSESSLFVYPYKVIIKTCGTTKLLRSIPAILKLAETLSLAVKSVRYSRGSFIFPGAQPFPHRSFSEEVAVLDGHFGKLGLASRAYVMGSSDKTQKWHIYSASAELASLLWGARQSGPTYTLEMCMTGLNRKKASVFYKSKASSAAGMTEESGIRKILPQSEICDFEFDPCGYSMNSIEGNAISTIHVTPEDGFSYASFETMGYDFKNVNLTQLIDRVLDCFKPAEFSVALHTTSTAGEQLNAKFPLDDLRGYCCGESNYERLGLGGAVIFHSFVKDAGCQSPRSILKGCWSEDEKDEEVEEIVMDKI, encoded by the coding sequence ATGGCTGTACCGGTCTCTGCAATTGGATTTGAAGGCTATGAAAAGAGGCTCGAGGTCTCATTCTTCGAGCCTGGACTGTTTGCTGACCCTGCCGGCATGGGTCTCCGTTCTCTGTCGAAAGATCAATTGGATGAGATTCTGAAACCAGCTGAGTGCACCATTGTTTCCTCACTCTCTAATGATGATCTGGACTCTTATGTCCTTTCGGAATCGAGCCTCTTTGTGTACCCATACAAAGTGATCATCAAAACTTGTGGAACAACAAAATTGCTTCGATCAATCCCTGCCATCCTCAAGTTGGCTGAGACTCTCTCCTTGGCTGTAAAATCAGTGAGGTACTCTCGTGGGAGCTTTATATTTCCTGGTGCTCAGCCCTTTCCACATCGTAGCTTTTCAGAGGAAGTAGCTGTCCTTGATGGCCATTTTGGCAAGCTTGGTTTGGCAAGCAGAGCATATGTTATGGGTAGCTCTGACAAAACACAGAAATGGCATATTTACTCTGCATCGGCAGAGTTGGCAAGCTTACTTTGGGGCGCACGCCAATCAGGACCCACATACACATTGGAGATGTGCATGACTGGTTTGAACAGGAAGAAGGCATCTGTGTTTTACAAATCAAAGGCAAGTTCAGCTGCTGGTATGACTGAAGAATCTGGCATTAGGAAGATCCTCCCCCAGTCTGAAATATGTGACTTTGAGTTTGATCCTTGTGGTTACTCCATGAATTCGATTGAAGGGAATGCAATTTCTACCATCCATGTGACACCAGAAGATGGTTTCAGCTACGCGAGCTTTGAAACAATGGGATACGACTTCAAAAATGTGAACTTGACCCAGCTGATTGACAGGGTTTTGGATTGTTTCAAACCGGCTGAGTTCTCCGTGGCTTTGCATACCACCAGTACTGCAGGCGAACAACTCAACGCTAAGTTCCCCCTGGATGACTTGAGGGGATACTGTTGCGGAGAAAGCAACTATGAGAGGCTGGGTTTGGGTGGTGCTGTCATCTTCCACAGCTTTGTTAAGGATGCAGGTTGCCAGTCTCCAAGGTCAATTCTGAAAGGTTGCTGGAGCGAGGACGAGAAGGACGAGGAAGTTGAAGAGATAGTTATGGACAAGATCTAG